The genomic window GGCGGGACGGCGCGCACGCGCTCGCTGGTCATCGTCATCGAAATGGCGCTCGCCATGGTGCTGCTCGTCGGCGCGGGCCTGCTCATCCGCAGCTTCGAGCGGCTCACGCACGTCGATCCCGGATTCCGGGCGGACCAGCTGTACGTCTTCGACATCGCGCTTACCGGCAAACGGTACGATGATTCGCCGCCGACCATCGCGTACACGAGGGACGTGCTGCAACGTCTCGCCGCGCTGCCGGGCACCGAGCAGGTTGCGGTCGCCGCGGGCCGTCCGTTAGACCCGGATCCCACCTACAGCGTGTCGACGTCGTTCACGCTCGATGGCGAACCGAAACCCGAGCCGGGCCGCGAACCGGAGTCCGCGGTCATCCCCGTTTCGCCGAGCTATTTTCGCACGGTCGGCCTGGGTCTCGTGCGCGGGCGCGTGTTCACCGAACCGGAGAACCGATTGGACGCGCCGCCGGTGGTGGTGGTGAACGAGGCGCTGGCCAAGCGGTACTTCCCGGGGCAGGATCCGATCGGCAAGCACATCACGTTCGGGGTCTCGTACACCCCGCGGTCGAACGACACGACGACGGTCACGGTGCGCGGCGAGATTGTGGGCATCGTGCACGACGCGAAGCAGGAATCGCTCGCCGAAACGCCGGCGCCGGCGACGTACGTGCCGTACAACACGTTTCCGTTAGGCGTGACGTTTCTGGTGCGGAGCCACGCGCCGAAGGCCGCCGTCGAAGCCGCGATCGCGGCCCAGGTGCGCGCGGTGGATCCCAACGTGGCGATGTACGAGCTGGGCAGCATGAGCGACGCGATGGCGGCCTCGACGTCGCAACCATTGTTCTACACCGTGCTCCTCGGCGCCTTCGCGCTTTTGGCCCTGCTGCTGGCGACGCTCGGCATCTACGGCGTGATCGCGTTCCTCGTCACGGAGCGCACGCGCGAGCTGGGCATCCGGATCGCGTTAGGCGCGACGTCGGCGGCGATCGAGCGGCTCGTGGTCTCGCGCGGCCTGCTGCTCACGCTCGGCGGCATCGCGTTCGGACTGCTGGGCGCCATCGGCGCGACGCGCGGCATCCGGTCGCTGCTCTACGACGTCACGCCGCTCGACGTCCCGACGTTCGCCGCCGTCGCCGTGGTCCTCGGCGCGGTCGCCGCCGCGGCGTCGTGGATTCCGGCGCGGCGCGCGTCGCGCATCGATCCGGCGATCGCGATGAAAGCCGAGTGAGCGCGCCCGCTGCGTTCAGGCGGTCCGCGTCACGCCATCGATCGTGACGCGGTGCGAGACCAGCGGCAGCGGGTGATCGGCCTCGTCCGCGATCCCGATGGCCGTGCGCAGCGCGGCGCGGCCGACCTCGATGCCCGCGTCGTCGCGGGCGAAAATCGTCGCGATCGGCTCCCCGCGCTCCACCCAGTCGCCCGGTTTGGCGGTGATCACGAAGCCGACACCCGGGTCGAGCGGATCGTCCGGGCGCTCGCGGCCGCCGCCTAACGCAATCAGCGCGCGGCCGATGGGCCGCGGGTCCACGCGCGCGACGAAGCCGCGGCGCGACGCCTCGAACAGCTCGCAGGCGCCGGCCTGCGGCAGCACGGCCGGGTCGTCCACCACGCCCGGGTTGCCGCCCTGCGCCTCGATGACCTCCTGCAGCCGGCGCGCCGCCTCACCCGACGAGATCGCGCGCTCCATGCGCCGGCGTGCGTCGTCGCCATCGGCGGCCACGCCGCCCAGCTGCAGCATCTCGGCGCCTAACGCAAAGGTCACGGCCATCAGGTCCGACGGACCGTCGCCCTGCAGCGCGTGGATTGCTTCCTCCATCTCCAGGGCGTTGCCCACCGCGCGCCCCAACGGACGGTCCATGGCCGTGAGCAGCGCCACCACCGTGCAGCCGCGGCTCTCGCCTAACGAAACCATCGTCCCGGCCAGCTCGAGCGCCGCGTCCAGATCCGGCACCAGCGACCCCGACCCGCGCGTGATGTCGAGCACCAGCCCCGTCAGATCCTCCGCCAGCTTCTTGCTCATGATGCTCGACGCGATGAGCGGTACCGACTCGGACGTCGCCGTTGCGTTGCGCAGCGCGTACATCCCGCGGTCCGCCGGCACCACCTCCGCCGACTGGCCCATCATCACGCACCCGATTCGCTCCAGCTGCGCGCGCGCGTCCGCAAGCGCGATGTCCGTCCGCATGCCCGGGATCGATTCCAGCTTATCGAGGGTTCCTCCAGTATGCCCGAGCCCGCGACCCGTCATCATCGGCACCGCCACGCCCAACGACGATACCAGCGGCGCAAGGATGAGCGAGGTTTTGTCGCCCACGCCGCCCGTCGAGTGCTTGTCCACGCGCGCGGCGGCAAGATGTGCCAGCGAGAGTTGGGCGCCGCTTCGCCGCATGGCATCGGTCAGTGCAGCCGTTTCAGTGCGGTCGAGACCGTGCACGTACACGGCCATCAGCATCGCCGCCATCTGATAGTCGGGGACGTCGCCCGCCACATATGACCGGATCAACGCACTCCATTCCGACGGCTCGAGACGGCCGCCGTCTCGTTTCCGCTCGATGAGCCGTGTGACGAGCATTGACCGGGGTTGGGGGTATTTCTACGTTGTCGCCGGCGCGAAGCGCTGCGACCTGATGCGCTTTCACCGTCCAAATGTCGGAGCTTTCATGTACATCCGCTACCTCATCGCCGCGGCGGCGTTCACACTCGTTGCCGGCTCCGCTCACGCGCAGTCCGCGGCTGTCCACATTGCCGAAGGCGACAGCGCCGACGCCGCGCTGCAGCCGTCGACCGCGCTCGAGCACTACGAAGCGGCGCTGTCCGCCGACTCGACCAACTACGAGGCGCTCTGGAAGGCGTCACGCGAAGCCGTTGACCTCGGCGAATTCGAGCCCGACAAGAACAAACGAAAGGACTATTTCGCAGAAGGCGAACGCTTCGCGCGCCGCGCCGTAGCGGCGGATTCGACCAACGCCGAGGGTCACTTCGCGCTCGCGCGAGCGCTGGGACGCGTCGCGCTCACGTTGGGCGCGCACGACCGCGTGAAGTACGGAAAGGAAGTTCGCAATCAAGCGCTCGATGCGCTCAAGTACGACTCGCTCCACGCCGGCGCCCTGCACGTGCTCGGCCGCTGGAACGCGGAAATCATGCGTTTGAGCGGCTTCTCGCGCTTCTTCGCCAAGACCTTCCTCGGCGGCGGCGTGTTCGATCAGGCGAGCTGGGACTCGGCGGTCTACTACATGGAGAAGTCAGTCGCCGTCGATCCCAAGCGCATCGTCCACCGACTGGACCTGGCCGAGATCTACCGCGATCGGGACAAGCCCGGCGATCGGGAGAAGGCACGCGAGCAGTTTCAGGCAGTGATCGACGGCCCGATCACTGAATACAACGACAAGTTCTACAAGAAACAGGCAGCAGAGGAACTCGCCAAGCTCCACTGACCGGTCTCGAAGACGCGCAGAATCCGGCGCCGCAGACTTGCGGCGCCGGCCGTCTCACGAGAGGTTCAGACTCTGCCGCAGTTTCTTTTCGCCCTTCCGCGCGCTCCTCCGAATGTCATCCCGCAGGTCTTCTACACGGTCGGACACGTGCTCGCCGAGCCGCCGCGCGCGACGGCGAAGAAATCGGCGTGTTTCGTCGCCGGCGCGCGGCGCCATCAAGAGCGCGCAGCCCGCGCCCAGCACCAGACCAAGCATGAGGCCGCCGGCAAACATTGCGACGCCCGAGGTTTCGTCTTCCGTCTCATTGTCCTGGTCCTCGACATCATCTGCATCATCGGTCGCGTCAGACACGTTCGCCTCCGCTGCGTTGGGGTCGTTGTTTCGGGTTCGGGAAGTAATGGAATCTGTTGGGCGAGACATCGTTAACGTGCGTTACTCTGATGCCGATGGGAGCGAGCATGGCAAGAAGCTTGCTTAACGCTGCGGTATCTGTCGAGGTCTCACGCCACACGAGGCATGTGCCCGACGAGACGGACACTGGCCGTGCGTTCGAGCGTTTCGGCGATCAGAACGAGAGCAGCCTGCGATCCGCCTGTCTTCCGAATGCAGCAGGGCACTCCGCTCGAGGACACGAATGACCAGCATCAGATTGAAGACTGTGCTGCTCGTGGAAGACAACGAAGACAACAGGATCGTGTACTCCACGATTCTGCAGCACTTCGGCTATCGAGTCACCGAGGCGTTGAACGGCGAGGAAGGCATCGCCAAGGCGCGCACGGAGCAGCCCGATCTGATCTTGATGGACATTTCGATTCCGGTGATCGACGGCTGGGAAGCCACGCAGGTGCTCAAGCGTGATCCGAAAACGCGTCGCATTCCGATCATCGCGCTCACCGCGCACGCGCTGGCGTCGGATCGCGAGAAAGCCATGGAAGTCGGATGCGACAGTTATCTCGCGAAGCCGTGCGAACCCAAGACGGTCGTGAGCGAGGTGGAGCGATTCATTGGCCGAGGCGATGGACGGTGAAGTTCGGCGCGCACCGCGGGTCCTGATTGTCGATGACAGCGAGGACAGCCGCGAGGTGTTGCGTGTCCGGTTCGATGCGACCGGGTACGTCACGGAGTGCGCGTGTGATGGCGCGGAGGCGCTGAAGATCGTCGCCGATTCTCCGCCCGACGTCATCGTGCTCGACGTGATGATGCCACGGGTGGATGGCAACGAAGTCGCGCGCCGCATCAAGGCCGATCCGTCGCTGCCGTTCATTCCGATCATCATGCAAACGGCGCTCGACGAGGTCGAGCAAAAGGTTCGCGGCTTGAGCGCGGGCGCCGATGACTACGTCACCAAGCCCGTCGAGTTTGCAGAGCTCGAGGCGCGCGTGCGATCGATGCTCCGCATCAAGGCGCTGCAGGATGCGCTGCAGCGCCGCGAGTCCGAGCTCGAGCGCGCAAACGCGAAGCTCCTCGAGCTCGCGGTGTCGGATCCGCTGACGGGACTCGACAATCGCCGCCGGTTGGACGAGCGGTTCCACGAAATGTTCGAGCACGCTGTTCGCCTAAAAGAACCGTTGGCGGTCGCGATGTTCGACCTCGATCATTTCAAGCAGGTGAACGACGACTTCGGCCACCGCGCCGGCGACGAGATGCTGCGCCAGATCGGCTCGGTGCTGCGCGCGTCGATGCGTGAGATCGACCACGTTGGGCGCTATGGCGGCGAAGAGTTTCTGGTCCTCCTCCCCGGCACCGCGCTCGACGCCGCGGTGACCTTCGCCGAGCGGGCGCGTCTCAGGGTAGCGGCGCATCGGTTCTCCTTCGAGGGACGGCCGTTCCAAGCCACGATCAGCTGCGGCGTTGCGGCCTGGCCGGACCAGCGGCTGGTGAATCGCGACGAATTGCTGCAAGCCGCCGACGACGCACTGTATGTGGCCAAGCGAACGGGACGCGACCGCGTCGTCCGATACGCCAGCGCCGAGTTCACCGCGAACGTCAGGAAATCTCATGATCAGCATGGCAGTGGAGCGCCCGCGGGAGGAGCAACCGTCGGGTAACGGTGACACGATCGCCACGCTTCGCGCGCGCATCTCCGAGCTCGAGCGCGAACGCGATCACCTCGTGGCCGTCGTCGACATCCTCACCGAAATCTCGTCTTCGCTGCATTTCGTCGACATCCTGCAGACCATCGCCAAGAAGTTAGGCGACACGTTCGGCCTCGACCGCTGCTCGATCTATCTGTTGGGCGAGCAGCGCGATGTCCGCCTCATGGCGACGTACGAAGCGCCGGCAATGAACAACCTCATCGTCGACCTCGACCGGTATCCCGAGCTCAAGCGCGCCTTCGAGAGCGGCGAGACGGTCTTCATTCCCGACGCCGCCGCCGACCCGATGCTCCAGCAGATGCAGCCGGTGCTCGCGCTGCGAAACGTCCGCTCGATCGTGGTGGTGCCGATCCGGTGGCGCGGCACCGTGATCGGCGCGATTTTCCTGCGCACCGAGCGCGAGGGCGCGCCGTTCTCCGACCGCGACATCCGCTTCTGCCAGGTGGTCGCCGCCCTGACCGCCAATGCGCTGCGCAACGCGCACCGCTACGAAGCTCTCCAGCGCGGGCAGAAAGAAGCCCAACGCAATGGCCGCCAGGGCGAGCTCCAGCGCATCGCGCTCATCGCATTCGTACGCCGCCTGCTCGACCGCTACACGAACACCGAAGACCACATGTGGGCCGAAACGCTCCTGGCAACGTCGGCGGATGAGGAGCTGGAGAGGCTGGTGTCGGTGACGCTCGAGGTAGTCGGAGAAGAAGCGAAGAGCTGATCCGCCGGGCGCGCTGCGCGCGCCGCCCGAACATCATATTTTTCGTTCGTGACGTCCCCGAACGATCGTTCCCCAGACTGCCGGCAGCTCGAGACGAGGGCGCGAGATCTTCGCGCGCGGCTCGAACGCGCCAACCACTGCTACTACGTGCTCGACGCACCCGAGATTTCGGATCGCGAATACGATCTGATGATGCGGGAGCTGCGCGACATCGAAGACCAGTGTCCCGACCTCCGCACGCCGGACTCGCCGACGCAGCGTGTCGGCGCGGCGGTGCAGAGCGGTCTCGCCAAGGTCGATCACCTGGTGCCGATGCTCTCGCTCGCCAATGCATTCGACGACGACGAGCTCCGCGACTGGGAAGTTCGCGCGGTGCGCATCGCCGGCGCCGAGGTCCGCGACTCCGGCTACACGGCGGAGCTCAAGATCGACGGCAACGCCGTCAATCTCACGTACGAACGCGGCGTGCTCGTGCGCGGCGCGACGCGGGGCGACGGGACCGAAGGCGAAGACGTCACCATCAACTTGCGCACCATCCACGACATTCCGCTCCGGCTGCACACGCCTAACGCACCGGACCTCATCGAAGTCCGCGGCGAGTGCTACATGACGTTCGACGGATTCGAGAAGCTCAACGACCGCCGGCGGCAAGACGGGGAGAAAGTCTTCGCCAATCCGCGCAACTCGGCCGCGGGATCGCTGAGGCAGTTGGACCCCGCGATCACCGCGAAGCGCCGCCTGCGGTTCTTCGGCTACGCCGTGGCGCCCGGGCCCGGCGTGCGCCTGCCCTTCACCACGCAGTGGGCGCTGCTCGACACGCTCGAGAGCTGGGGCTTCCCCGTCGAGCCGCACCGGCGGCATTGCCAGACGCTCGAAGAGGTCGTGACGTTCGTCCAGGAAGTCGAGCACACGCTGCGCGCCAAGCTGGCGTTCGGCATCGACGGCGTCGTGGTGAAAGTCGATGCGCTGAACGTCCAGGACGAGTTAGGCGACGTGGGACGGGAGCCGCGTTGGGCTATCGCGCGCAAGTTCGCGCCCGACATCGAAGTCACGCGTCTCGAGGACATCCGGGTGAACGTCGGCCGCACCGGCGCGCTCAATCCCTACGCCATGCTCGAGCCGGTGGAGATCAGCGGCGTCATCGTGAAGCTCGCCACGCTGCACAACGAGGCGCTCGTGCGGCAGAAGGACCTGCGCATCGGCGATTGGGTGCAGGTCAAGCGCGCCGGCGAGGTGATACCGCAGGTGATCGGACCCATTCCCGAGCGCCGCGACGGAACCGAGCGCGAATGGCACATGCCGGATCGCTGCCCCGTGTGCAACACACCCGTCGAGCGCGACGCGGATCAAGCCGCGGTGTACTGTCCTAACGTTGCCTGTCCCGGACGGCAGCTCGAGGGCCTCGTGCACTTCGTGTCTGGCGGCGCAATGGACATTCGCGGGCTGTCGTACGCACGAATTCGCCAGCTCATCGATGCGGGCCTGGTGCACGACTTCGCCGACATCTTCTCGCTCACCGTCGAGCCGTTGGTGCGGCTCGAGCGCTTCGCCGAGAAGAGCGCCGAGAATCTCGTGGCGGCAATCGACGCGTCGAAGCGACAGCCGCTCTCGCGGCTCCTCAACGGACTCGGGATCCTGCACGTGGGCGAGATGGCTGCCCAGGTCCTCGCGCGGCACTTTCGCACGCTCGATGCTCTCGCGCGTGCCACCGAAGAACAGATCACATCCGTGCGCGGTGTGGGCGACATCATCGGGCGATCCGTGGCGGCGTACTTCGCCAACGACACCACCAGAGCGTTGATCGAGAAGCTGCGCGAACGAGGAGTGAATTTCGAGGAACCGGCCGGCAAGCACGCAGGCAATGGCGCCGGTAGCCTCACGGGCAAGACAGTCGTCATCACCGGTACGCTGCCCACGCTCTCCCGTAAGGCGGCTACCGAGTTGGTCCAGAACGCCGGCGGACACGTCACGTCGTCCGTGTCCAAGAGCACCAGCTTCGTCGTAGTCGGCACGGATGCGGGGAGCAAGCTGGATCGCGCGCGCGAGCTCGGCGTCGAGATCATTGATGAAACGGAGCTCTTGCGCCGAGCAGGAGCCGAGCCTAAAAACCAGTAGCGCGGCGCGACAGGCGCCGACTCGTCCAACACACGAGGCAGTCATGGCCGACACGATCAACCTCGCCGATCACGCACTGGTGGCTGTGAGCCGTCCCGCCATACACGCGCTGCGCGCCGCCCTCCTGCGCGACGTCGGGCCGGCGTCGGCGGCGGCGCTGCAGGAAGCGGGATACGCCGGCGGCGCCACAGTGTTCGAAGCGTTTCGCGCCTGGCTGCACGAGCGGGGTGACGGCGCTCCGGAAGATCTCGACTTCGAAACCTTCCAACGGCGCGCGTCCGAGTATTTCCGGCTCGCCGGTTGGGGCACGTTGGAGATCGGCTCGCTGCGGGACGCGGTGGCGACCGTCGACACCGATGACTGGGGCGAAGCGAATCCCGACGAGCACCTGGATCAACCCGGCTGCCACTTCACGACCGGAATGCTCGCCGATTTCTTCGGGCGCTTCTCCGATGTGCCGCTCGCAGTGCTCGAGGTAGAATGCCGCTCCGCCGGCCACGAGCGGTGTCGCTTTCTTCTCGGGAACGGCGACGTCATGCGGTTCCTGTATGACCGGATGGAGCAGGGCGACACGTACGACGCCGTTGTCTCCGCGGTCGAGTAGCCGCGCCTTCGTTAGGCGCGCCTAACCAACGATCAGGAGACGGACGACAGCAGGTCTTCGTCCCATGGGAGCACGATCGTGCTCTCCGTTTCCAGCGCCGAGAAGTCGGGCTCGTACGGCCCGGTGCGGAATCCCACCGCCGTGCGCACATCGGCGGCCCCCGCATTCACCAGCGCGGCCACGGCCATACGCATCGTCTCGCCCGTGTCGCAGGTCTCGTCCACGAGCAGCACGCGACGGTTGCGAACCTCGGGCGGCGCAACGCCCAGAATGGCCGGCGTCTCGCGCACCGATTGGGCGTGATAGCGGCGGCTCACCACAATCGAGTGGAACTCGCGACCGAGGATCGCCGCGATCACCGCGCCCGGAATGACGCCGGCAGTGGCGATGCCGACGACGATCTCGGGATCGTACGTCCGGGCCACCTTGAGCGCGAGTGCGCGAGACAGCTCGCCGAAGAGCGGCCAGTCCACCTCGAAGACGCCGCGCGTTCGGTCCGCGGGCTTACGTCGTGGCGCCACGTGTCCTCCAGGTTGGCGGCCGACTTCGACTCAGCGCGAAAGCTACCGTCGCACGCTCGCGGCCGACAGCGCGGTTGCCGCCCCGCGTGGGCCTGCATAAGTTTGCCCTCGACAGGTACGCCGAGTGCGCATTCCTGCACCGCGCCACCGTGGTGCGCCTTCCCACCCAAGTTCTCGACTCTAGACGCATCGCATGTCCTGGTGGAGCCGCTTGACGGGTGGTGGAACGGCGCACACGCCGCGCCCACAACGTCTCGACTACTTGAGCGAAGCGCTGGCGCTGGAGCGCCAGGGTGACTACGACGCCGCGCTCACGTCGTACCGGCTCGCACTGCGCGATCAGCCCAACGATCAGCGCATCCTCCAGAACATGGCGATCGCGTATTCGCGAACCGGACGACTGGACGACGCCATCCGCTGCTATCGCCGGGCACTCGAAATCGACCCGCAGTTGAGCGGCGCGCACTATGGCCTGGCGTATCTGCTGCTCAAGCGCGGCGACGGCCAAGGCGCCCAACGCCACCTGACGGCCTTTCTGGAGCATCCGCCGTCCACGGTCGAGGCGGAACGGTGGGTCCAGCATGCGCGGCAGACCATCGAGCAGATCAAGGCAGGCGGCGGGGCGGACTCCGTCCCCGGCACGGAATAGCGAGTGGGAACCGTCCTCGCCGTCGTGAGCCAGAAAGGCGGTGTCGGTAAGACGACCACCGCAGTGAATCTCGCCGCCGCGTTCGCTCGGCGCGGTATGAAAACGCTCCTCGTCGACGTGGACCCTCAGGGCGCAGTGCGCTACGGCGTGGGGCTGCGCGCGGACCATGTCACCGTTGGAATTTCCGATTATCTATCGGGAGAGAAGACGCTGCGCGACATCATTTTGCCGACGGCGTTACCATGGCTTCGCGTGATTCTGGCCGGGACCGTCAGCGCGGCCACGAATCACGTCGCGTACCAGCACCGGATGGAGGAGTCCACGTTGCTTCCCGACTTGTTGGCCATGGCGCGGCAGCGCACGGACATCGTCGTGGTCGACACGCCGCCGGGACTGGGCCCGACGGTCGAGCGGGTGCTCTCGGCCTCGCAGCACGTGATCGTGCCGCTGCAGGCCGAGCCGCTGGCGCTCCAGACGACGCCGCAGATTCTGCGCGGCATCCAGGACATCGTGATGACTAACGACGAGCTGACGCTCGACGGACTCGTCCTCACGATGTACGACGAAACGAGTGAAACCAGCGTGCGCGTGTCGGAATACGTGCGGCGCCACCTGCCGCGCAACATGGTGTTCGACCTGGTGATACCGCGGAGCACGGCGGCGGCCGATGCATTCGCGGCGGGCCAGCCGGTGGTATTGCGGTCGCCGGCCGACGCGGCGGCGCAGGCGTACGTGAACCTCGCCACCGAGCTTGCATCACGGTTCGAGTGATGCGGCCCTCCCTCCGGGCGGCGTCGCTCGCGCTGTCGGTCGCCGCGGTGGCCGCGGCGTGCAACGAGGTCGGGACCAACGCCAACGCGCCGGTCGCGATCCAGCTCGATGCGCCCGCGTCGCCGTCCGTCCTGCTCGGCGATACGCTGCGCGACAGTCTGGGGCAGGTCGCGCCGCTGCACGTCGTGGTCTTCAACTTCAAGAACGACAGCATCCCCGGCATCCCGGTGTCGTTCCTGGCCGTCGACTCGACGCACGCGGTGACCGTCGACCCAGCGTTAGGCATCGTGGTCGGACACGCGCTCATTCCGCGCGTGCTCGTGGTCGCGACGGCGGCCGGCCTGCAGTCGATTGCCGACACGATCGCCGTGGTCGACACGCCATCCGTGATGCTGGCCGAAGATTCATCGCGGGACAGCGTCGACTACAGTTTTGCCAACGGACTGCGCGATACGACCATCACCCTCCGCGTGCGCCTGCTGCACCTGCCGGACTCGGTGCCCGTGCCCACGTACGCGGTCCACTACACGATCGTACACCCGTCGCCCTACGACAACACGGATTCGACCAATGCGCAGCTCGTGAAACTCGGCGGAGCGGTCGGACAGCTGGTGGACACGACGGACGTGAACGGCAGCACCAACCTCGGCTTGCGCATCACGCCGTTCACGCACGCGTTCAACGACTCGATCGTCGTACAGGTGAGCGCATCGGCGCCGGGCGGCCTCCCGACGGGCAGTCCGATCACGTACGTTAGGCGCATCAACATCCACTGAGCGCGCAGCGCGGCAGGAACGCGCCGCGCCGAGCGAGGCCTCCATGACGCTGACTGCCGAGTCGAACACGTCGACGGAACGCGATCCGCGACTGTCGCCGACGACGCTCACGCGCCTCTTCTTCGACGCCGTCGAAGGGTACGATCGGCCGAACGCACTGCAGGTGAAGTCGGGTGGCGCGTACCAGCCGATCTCGCACCGCACGCTGGCAACGCGGGTTCGTCACGCCGCGTTCGGGCTCCGCGCGCTCGGCATTCCGGACGGCTCGGCCATTGCCATCCTGTCCGAGAATCGCCCGGAGTGGGCGATCGCCGACTACGGCTGTCTCACCGCGCGCTACATCGACGTGCCGATCTACCCGACCCTCCCGGCCGAGCAGGTCGAGTACATCCTCGAGGACTCCGAGACCGTCGCGATTTTCGTCTCGACACGCGAGCAGGCGCAGAAGATCGCGGCCATTCGCGCATCGCTGCCCAAGCTCAAGTGGGTGATTGCGTTCGACGACCTGGATGGCGGCGGCGTGGATTTCGCGCTCACCGCGCTCGAAGCGCGCGGCGCGGCCAGCGAGACGCCGGACGCCGGCGCGCGCTATCGGACAGAAGCATTGGCCGTCCCGCCGGACCAGGTGGCGACGATCATTTATACGTCGGGCACGACCGGTGAGCCGAAAGGAGCGATGCTCACGCACGGGAATCTCGCGTCCAACGTGGCCGCGGTGGCCAAAGTCATCCCGATAACCGGAGACGATGTATCGCTGAGCTTCCTACCGCTCTCGCACGTGCTGCAGCGGCACTTCGACTATCTCATGTTCGCGACCGGCGTGTCGATCGCGTACGTGGAGTCGATGGACACCGTGACCGTGAACATGACGGAAATCCGCCCAACGCTGGTGGTGGCGGTCCCGCGCGTGTACGAGAAGATCTATGCGCGGGTGCTGGAGAACGCGCTGGCGAGCGGCGCGATCAAGAAGCGCATCTTTTTCTGGGCGCGCGCCGTCGGCGAACGATGGGCGGACGCTCGCCTGTCCGGTCGTGCGCCCAACCCGCTGCTCGCGGCCCAGTATGCGGTCGCGCGGCGGCTCGTGTTCTCGAAACTGCGCGATCGCGTGGGCGGGCGGTTGCGCTATTTCGTGTCGGGCGGCGCGCCGCTGGCGCCGGCGATCAACAAGTTCTTCTATGCCGCCGGGCTGGTGATTCTGGAAGGCTACGGCCTAACGGAAACGTCGCCGGTGATCGCGGTGAACACGCCGGACCGCTATCGCATCGGCACGGTGGGGCCGCCGATCGCCGGCGTCGAGGTGACGATCGCGCCGGACGGCGAGATCATCGTGCGCGGACCGAACGTGATGAAAGGCTACTTCCACAAGCCGGAGGCGACGCGTGATGCGATCGATGCCGATGGCTGGTTCCACACCGGCGACATCGGGGTGCTGGAAGACGGGTTCCTGCGCATCACGGATCGCAAGAAGGACATCATCGTGACCGCGGGGGGAAAGAACATCGCGCCGCAGCCGATCGAAAACCACATCCGGATGAACAAGTACGTGTCGCAGGCGGTGATGATCGGCGACCAACGCAAATTTCCGATCGTGCTCGTGGTGCCCAACTTCGAGCAGCTCGAGCGCTGGGCGAAGCTCAAGAATCTGCTCTACGCGGACCGCAGGCAGCTCCTCGCCCAACCGATGGTCAAGGCGAAGATGGAAAAAGAAGTGTTGGGCAAGCTCGCGGGGCTGGCGCACTTCGAGACGCCGAAGAAGATGGCGTTGTTGGACCGCGACTTCACCGTCGATTCCGGCGAGCTGACGCCGACGCTCAAGGTGCGCCGCCGGGTGATCGACACGAAGTACAAAGCGGTGATCGACCAGCTCTATGCCGGCGGCGAGGCGGCGCGCCGAGGCTAACGCAGTGGCCGGGGCGCCCGCGCGAGGGTGGTGAGGTCGTGCTTCTCGCCCAACCGATCGTGGGCATCGTGCGCGCGCTCGACGATGCCGTGGGGGAGCGGGCTCGCGGTGGGCAGCAGCAGGCGCCCGGAGGGCCTGAGCGCGGCGACGGTGGACGCGAGAAAGTGTTCGGTCGCATGCGCCGCATCGACCGCCATCGCGCGCACTGATTCGGGACGGAGCGGCAGCGCGTCGGGCGCGCGCGCGATCGAGACGCCGGCGCCGCTCGAGACAACGCCTAACGGATCCACCGCCAGCACATGGACGCGCTCGGCGAGCGCGGCCACGTC from Gemmatimonadaceae bacterium includes these protein-coding regions:
- a CDS encoding GAF domain-containing protein; the encoded protein is MISMAVERPREEQPSGNGDTIATLRARISELERERDHLVAVVDILTEISSSLHFVDILQTIAKKLGDTFGLDRCSIYLLGEQRDVRLMATYEAPAMNNLIVDLDRYPELKRAFESGETVFIPDAAADPMLQQMQPVLALRNVRSIVVVPIRWRGTVIGAIFLRTEREGAPFSDRDIRFCQVVAALTANALRNAHRYEALQRGQKEAQRNGRQGELQRIALIAFVRRLLDRYTNTEDHMWAETLLATSADEELERLVSVTLEVVGEEAKS
- the ligA gene encoding NAD-dependent DNA ligase LigA, whose protein sequence is MTSPNDRSPDCRQLETRARDLRARLERANHCYYVLDAPEISDREYDLMMRELRDIEDQCPDLRTPDSPTQRVGAAVQSGLAKVDHLVPMLSLANAFDDDELRDWEVRAVRIAGAEVRDSGYTAELKIDGNAVNLTYERGVLVRGATRGDGTEGEDVTINLRTIHDIPLRLHTPNAPDLIEVRGECYMTFDGFEKLNDRRRQDGEKVFANPRNSAAGSLRQLDPAITAKRRLRFFGYAVAPGPGVRLPFTTQWALLDTLESWGFPVEPHRRHCQTLEEVVTFVQEVEHTLRAKLAFGIDGVVVKVDALNVQDELGDVGREPRWAIARKFAPDIEVTRLEDIRVNVGRTGALNPYAMLEPVEISGVIVKLATLHNEALVRQKDLRIGDWVQVKRAGEVIPQVIGPIPERRDGTEREWHMPDRCPVCNTPVERDADQAAVYCPNVACPGRQLEGLVHFVSGGAMDIRGLSYARIRQLIDAGLVHDFADIFSLTVEPLVRLERFAEKSAENLVAAIDASKRQPLSRLLNGLGILHVGEMAAQVLARHFRTLDALARATEEQITSVRGVGDIIGRSVAAYFANDTTRALIEKLRERGVNFEEPAGKHAGNGAGSLTGKTVVITGTLPTLSRKAATELVQNAGGHVTSSVSKSTSFVVVGTDAGSKLDRARELGVEIIDETELLRRAGAEPKNQ
- a CDS encoding 4-vinyl reductase, which encodes MADTINLADHALVAVSRPAIHALRAALLRDVGPASAAALQEAGYAGGATVFEAFRAWLHERGDGAPEDLDFETFQRRASEYFRLAGWGTLEIGSLRDAVATVDTDDWGEANPDEHLDQPGCHFTTGMLADFFGRFSDVPLAVLEVECRSAGHERCRFLLGNGDVMRFLYDRMEQGDTYDAVVSAVE
- a CDS encoding phosphoribosyltransferase; this translates as MAPRRKPADRTRGVFEVDWPLFGELSRALALKVARTYDPEIVVGIATAGVIPGAVIAAILGREFHSIVVSRRYHAQSVRETPAILGVAPPEVRNRRVLLVDETCDTGETMRMAVAALVNAGAADVRTAVGFRTGPYEPDFSALETESTIVLPWDEDLLSSVS
- a CDS encoding tetratricopeptide repeat protein, whose protein sequence is MSWWSRLTGGGTAHTPRPQRLDYLSEALALERQGDYDAALTSYRLALRDQPNDQRILQNMAIAYSRTGRLDDAIRCYRRALEIDPQLSGAHYGLAYLLLKRGDGQGAQRHLTAFLEHPPSTVEAERWVQHARQTIEQIKAGGGADSVPGTE
- a CDS encoding ParA family protein is translated as MGTVLAVVSQKGGVGKTTTAVNLAAAFARRGMKTLLVDVDPQGAVRYGVGLRADHVTVGISDYLSGEKTLRDIILPTALPWLRVILAGTVSAATNHVAYQHRMEESTLLPDLLAMARQRTDIVVVDTPPGLGPTVERVLSASQHVIVPLQAEPLALQTTPQILRGIQDIVMTNDELTLDGLVLTMYDETSETSVRVSEYVRRHLPRNMVFDLVIPRSTAAADAFAAGQPVVLRSPADAAAQAYVNLATELASRFE